A segment of the Mugil cephalus isolate CIBA_MC_2020 chromosome 13, CIBA_Mcephalus_1.1, whole genome shotgun sequence genome:
agaactttttcctttttttttttccaaagatgaACCTAATAGGGGTCACGTCTGAAATCATATGAACTGCATTGTGATCAAGAGCACTTTAAGAGGAGAAGATCTGACTGAACACTATGTGATATCACTGAAGTGTAGGAGAATGCTCTCAGGTAGACTTTTTTGTTGCAAAAGTTGAAATAAGAAAAGCATTATAGCATTTTATACACTGTTAAGTGTTGCAGAACTTTAGTCCAAGAGCATCTCATCACTAGTCCATATCTTTCAACTCTTTTACTACAACTGTTTTACCTTCTGTCATGCCCTCTGTCTTGTCTTCTGCTTCTGGTTTTCCATTCTCCATGTTAAGGTAGTCCTGTTGATCCTGGTCCGGTGTGGTTCACGGTCGTCTGGTTGTGGAGTTCTCGTCCAGCTCTAAACGACCTCCTCTGCCTTGTTCTTCTCCTCAGAGCCAACCTATCTCTCGCTGTGATCACTCACTTCTCCCTTCCAAAGCATGTGAGTCCTATGATTTCCCTTTTGTACAAAAAGCTCCTTGTCTTCAGAGAGCAGAAGGACAGAGGGTAAAGatcaggaggagagagagggagacgttTGTGCATCGTACAGTCTCATACTGTAGCTCACTCATTAGATTTAAGGAGGCGTGACTGGCTGTTAATGGGGATGATTTACGCAACTTATGAGAGAACGGCTGGCATGGACAAGCCAGATATTACAGTGGGAAGGAGGTGAGACTAGCTGATTGTAGTTCCCTGCAATGAAAACTAACACAGTCAGTAAAAGGCAGTTTGTATAGCAGCGCTGTCAGCTCTAAATATGTGTCTGGGACATGTGAAGGGTTTGTAGCCTGGTTGTGtttccttcttctgcttctccagcagatgatttatttcactttggGTTCATGGACATATTCACCCTGAAGCAGTAATCGTCTGGCCACTAGGGGAATGTGCCCAGCATTCTGAAAAGATGTCCAGCAAACTGTTTGGAAAGGGTAGGGACTTTCAAAGAAAATATTGAAAGGTTGATTGGACGGATAAAGTTATGTGTGTCACAGACTAAACACTTCAAGTCAGTAATCTGAGGCAAGCAGTCAGAGTAGATGGCTATGTAGTTAACATGTCAGTAGAAGGTTCTTGCTGTCTTCTAAAGATATACTTGTGCATAAAAGGCAGTAACTGTCAACAAATACCTGGTAAGCATCAGCCACAATTACAAAGCTTGACGCCTGGGAAGATTTGAAGGTTGTTGCGTGATGAATCTTACAGTCCAACTGCCTCACAAGGCAAACCTCAGCTCCTGAAGGTAATTTCCACAGACATCTATAATGTCCATAGATACCTACGGGTGATTCCTCACTCATGCTACCTATAGTTTTGAGGCCCATTGACGGGGGCTCTAGCCACCACCATCTTGGCCCAGCTCCCAACTAAATCCAACATGGGAAAAAGGTGGCGCGTGGTGGCGCTTACATCATCTGCCcatgttagcatggagctaacgAGGGCAGATGAAGCCTAGGCAGATGTTACTCAAAGATTGATAACTTTAAGCTCggacaaatgtaaaaatataagttATATGAAAACTCTCTTCTCTTAGAGTTGTCATGAATGTGGCAATTTACTATGTGGCCTATGTAGTCATAATCAAACTCTATGAGGTTTGAATGACTTGTAAAGtctgcctcaagtggacattttaggaactgcaggttttggCAATTCCAAggaattttgttttttagaacCCGAGGACGCCACTTGGTTAAAGACTGTGATAAAACCAGGTAATACTCCAAGTATCAATTTAGATTTATATTTGCTTCTAGTGCTGACCTCATGATGAAAAACCAACGATAGTTGATACAATGTCCACATAAACTTTCCATACCACTTGCGTGGCTTAATGTCACTGTATCATGTGTTTCGTATTTCCAAAAACTTGACTTGAAGGAATCACAATGACTCCTATTATAAAAGACTGCAACATTTTCTACAACAGTTCAGCTGAGGTAGCGTTCACGTGCGTGCACATGTGTTACTCTGAAACTCAGTGTGAGAGTGGCTTGAGGGACAAACACATCTTGACCACATGTTTGTCCCACTCCATGTCTTTAAGTCACTGTATGCAAGGGTGAGTCTTCTGTACGTGTACTCTACATCTTCCTGTCTGCCTCTGATCATCTCCACAGTgtatgtctctttgtgtctctgcgTCTCTGACTCTGCAGTGGAAACAATAAAGCCTGGAGACAAACAGCTCAGCTGCTCCTCATTTCAACAACAAATCTGTGTTTGAAGGTTACATCATTCCCACACATCATCTGATTCTGTGGTtacatgtgagtgtgtggaTGGAGAACGTACTGTTCATTGGgctgactgaaaaaaacaaacaagctttttttcattactaattgagttaaaagaaaatgttgtatTTACTATTTGTTTACCGGAACTTGGAAATCAATTTACTTTCAGTGTCACGTATCTAAACCACAAGTTTAAAGTTTGAGTGTTATTAATCCCATGACTCAATTTTTATAAAGTAGTTTTAAGTGACTATAATGTCTCCTCTGTATAATAAGAACTGATAAAGGgctttgtttcatatttttcagttatACTTATTACAAACACTTCACACTGAATATATGAGGATGGCTCAATGATTTATTTACTGCCGGGCTGCGGTGAAATCTTTTCGTGTTTCCACTTGAGGACACGATGCCTCAGTCCGTCCAACGTGTCGGCCGGGAAACtatttctttgactttttttgtttgcccaTAGTGCTCATATCAGCTTTTGTAGCACAGGGGTGAAAGCATAAAATTGGTGCAAGACGCAGTGACCTGGGTTTGAGTCCTAATACAATTACAGACTAGGGACAACGAGGATCACAAAGTACTCAAGGTCAGAACTGTCCTTCTGTTGTGATGGCTGACAAACAACCCTGTATTATCATCTGGGCGAAAGCACGGCACTCCAAAGGTATAGATTTGTTTCCTAAATTGCACGATCAGAGCACAGTGCAAAGTGACATGACAGGGATCCTGACTTATTGCAGAATCTGGTAGTTGAGCAGTTGTTCCTATTTGACAGTAAATCTTTTACAAGTGATAGAAAATGCATGATGCAGCCAGTTTGTTTAACACATAACCCTGAGCTTTATGCTTGGACAACGAGAGGAGATAGATCATTAATAGGAACACACCATTATTGATTTTTTCTGCAAGCAGGTTGAGTGTAGTTTGCTGTCCCTCCTACTTCCTTTTATATTCAATTTTCTGCTACTTATTGTTTTTGCTTCAATGTAGATATTgtagaactgaactgaataaagATTTATGTCTTCTGAGTCAACTGTATGTTTTTGATGCTCGGTGTAGTGGTGGTTCTTGAAATTTTTCTGCTTTACTACATTTCAAAGGCAAAATGGATACTACTACTGTAAGGCATAAAGCTGACACCCTCACACACTTTTTAGAAAGCTCCttaatttgcatattaaaacagaaatgcacGAAGAAGGACAAAGATTAATAAgtttatagaaataaataacaatacagaaataaatacctaaacaAACATAAGTTAatacagttaataaataaaaatgcgcAATGAAAttggaaactttttttatttttttatgagtaAGTTTTGGAGAGCTTCTTCAGTAAGTTATTGtaacataaataatattaaatgatttGTTTCCTCTCGAACGTTTTGTTATTCGCCTGAAGGCTAAACCTCAGAGTAAATTACCATTGAGTGTATATACTAAAAATCACTGAGAGCATATTCACAAACCTACTTCCTTCCGGTCCGCTGACTCGGTCACATGACGGGGGGGAGGGGCTagctttattgtgttgttgtcgACTCGAGCCGAGTGCAGCTGACGGAGGCTCCGGTGAAGTTAGCTTCCTCCTGCCGCTGTCGTTTGTCAGTCTGTGATGCAGTAAATCCCTGGCAGGCTGGAAAATGGAGCGGTACGGGTCAGACACGGACCGGGACGAGCAGGAAACACCGCTGCTTCACCGAGTTCACGAAGACAAAGTCCAGAAAGGTGAAAGAACCACGGCGAACTCttagctaacatgctaatagTAAGGCTGACATAGGGTTCAAATGAACCACAAGGTTTTACTGGGGAGAAGCAAGAAATCGACTTCAGTTTTGTTACTTTATTTAGCTGAGACGTTATTAGTTACACGAACATCTGCACATTATAATGCAATTCGATGCAATTCATTTGCAATCGAACATGCAATTCAGTGTAAACACGATATTGTCTAAACCTGATACAGGTGTTCCTGTGTTTACCCAAGACTGCACAAATTAGATCTCTGCACACGTCATGAACTGGTTTTATTTACTTAACCTGAGCTATAAATCCACtctgaatgttgtttttgaatATCATGAGAGATTTGAGCATCTCTGTTGAATTATCAGTCTAACAAGCTGCTGTGTTGAAATAGGCTTCTTGACATATTGGGGTGGGTTGTCTCAAGGAAGAGACTGAACAtgattttgtttgattttatcAGGGGCTGTAAAAGGCTGCAGCAAGAACCGTGTGATGTTATGTCAGTTTTACAGAGACTTAAATTAACACAAGGAAAAGTCggtctttattgatccctcaaTAGGGGCGTTTTCAGTGTTAAAGCAGCAAAGGGGAAACCTGACACACAGGATCAGTACACAAAATTCGGTATGTACGGGAAGTATCAAGTGGGTCGAATACTGTAGAATAAGTAACAGGTCACAAGATACTGGATATAAAATGAAGAGATTTTACTCCCGGTTTGTCCATGGTGTCTTGGGATCAGGCTAGGTGAAAGAGTAACAGCAGCGTGAAGGAAGGACATGTGGTATCTCCCTTCGACACACTGCTGATGGAGCAGTCTGTCACAGAAGGAGCTGCCACTCCTATAGGAAGGGACATAATCTCCCTCCTGTTTCCCACCACCGCCAGTGGGTCACAAGGGAGCATCCCTGGCATCAGTGACTAGTTCGTTCAGTGTCAGGAACTTGTCACGAACTTTCACTGTGGCTTTTctaattcttttttaattagAGAATGACTCCTTGGGCAGTGATCAgataaatagaagaaaacacTTTTAAGGAATTATATTCAGTGAGTGGTAGAGGGAAAAAAGACACTTTCAATAAACTAAACTTTTTAAtgaaggctaaaaaaaaaagtaaaagacttccaaaataaattaatttatatacCTTCATATTTCCTTCttatttcccttcttttttgtgcatttcctgacacatttctgcttcattatGCATTATGTGCATTTATTAGCATGCCAGCTTGGGTGTGTGATAAGGcctttttgtgcatttattgccatttacattcatttctgaattgatttattgttggttttggccgagttggtcctccataatTTTAAGGCACACAACCTCAGTTCCATTTGCCAGCCAGGACTCACTGCTGtgtcttctctctccctttcatcCTGCAGCTCCAGCATGCTGTTCATCCCGCTACGGGCTAGCACTGCTATCCTCTTACGGCTTCTTCGTGGTCTACTCCTTGAGGGTGAACCTTAGTGTGGCGATGGTGGACATGCTCAACACCACCCACCAAACCACCGTCAACCACAGCAACTCTGTGTGCCCCGCTCACGCCAACCCTGCACGACCCAAACACAACCACACGGTGAGCAAGAAATGTGGCCACAGCTGAGTAAGACCATGTGATTATTTTGAGGATTTGCTCCACAAGTTTTTGACTTTgcagaaatcaaaacaaagaatTTTAGTGGCTCTACTATATGAACTACTAGAAAAGATTTTCCTCAATCTTAAAGTCTTAAAGTCAGAGTTAAATTCAATCTACTTATTCTTACTccgtcagaaaaataaaaagttatattttgcttttatttagagTGTTAGTGAAGCTAAGGCCTGAAAATGACAAGAAAGAATAGGATTGAATCATCATTGCAGTTATGTGGAGGTGCAATGGTTCTGGGTTTTAGCATTAAGTCAAACATTGAAAGAGTAAGTTGATCACAATGGCCATTGTAAAAACACTTCACTGGTTTGGATTCTGTGAATCACAAGACTGCAGTTGGCATCTGACAGTCAGCACTCTGTCAGTTGTGGAAAAGTGAGATGGCAGCAAACAAGGGACTGGACTGGTGCACAGATGtttcctcatttttcttctttttttttttttttttttacatgcagtaTTTAAATAGAGCCACAAGCCTCCATAATGTAACACATGTACAGATACAGACGATAATCAGAAACTCTCTGATCCAGCTGAAAGTCCTAAGATGTTTCCTTCCCCTCACAGGCCAGTGTGTACGACTGGGACTCTGAGACACAGGGCTGGATCCTGGGCTCCTTTTTCTACGGCTACATCCTGACACAGATCCCCGGTGGCTACCTGGCAGGACGTTACGGGCCCAAGTGGCTGATGGGCTTGGGAATCCTGGGAACTGTAGTATTTACGCTGCTGACCCCCGTCGCTGCTGATCTGGGCGCAAGCTACCTCATCGCTGTCAGAATTCTGGAGGGGATTGGAGAGGTAGAGGATCAGGACATTTcattgtgacaaaaaaaaaaaaaaaaaaaacactgttaaaatgTATCTCTGAGTAACTTGGCTCAAACACATTCATCATGTGTTCTTGTATATAGAGACACtttagttttattgtgtttagACAGGGTTAAAAGGTATTCACAACggctgtgtttgtcttcagggAGTAACTTTCCCTGCAATGTACACCATGTGGGCAGCGTGGGCCCCGCCGCTGGAGAGGAGCCGACTGCTCACTATTTCCTACATCGGTAAGAGTGACAGTGTCAACACGAAGGAATGTTAGACTACAAAACCTGATTTTCTTGATCTGTAAGAGTGTAACATGAATAAagtttgtcctttttatttgaGGAAATATCAGTTATTCATCGAGTAAAATATTTGATGGTTGTGAAACTTCTTCCTCTGATATTTATGCAAAACCTTACTTTACATAGTAATCATTTTGTATATTCATCATACAGTAGTCAACTGTCAAATACaatgtttgtcttctttcttcCCTGCTAGGAGCTCAGTTGGGGACAGTGgtgtctcttcctctgtctggtGAAATTTGCTTCTACCTGGACTGGACCTACGTCTTCTATATATTTGGTAACACATGGGGTGGGGTGTTAGGGGCTCTGATTCATCTGTCACTGACCTGGGAAGAATTtctaatatttaaatgaaagaagTGTGAAATAGTGTTAAATAAGAGAGATTGGAAGCCTGtgcttaaaacaaaaaaaaaatgttgaatttacTTTAAGGATGATTCTTCTTATATTTGTGACCTCAAGCGGCCCCTCTATTCACCATTCAGCAGTCTGTCTAAGCTTCGGGCTTCAGATGAGACGTTTCTCGCGTCTGTTCCTTTGTTCCTCTTTCGTTGGAAACGATGATTTAGCATGTTTAAGTAGAACATTTGCTTTCAGGTGGAGCCACAGCAGAAGTCCCAGTATATTAACTCACTTGAACTGCAGCTTTCATGTAGCATTTTGTATAAACCTCTTTACAGAGGGGCACCTGTTATTTATAGTGCATAATGTAGAGTTAATGAGTGGCTGGGGCCTTAGTCCATAACTCTAAAGCCACATATCTGCTGACTGTGTTCACAGTCTGTTGTGAGAGGCTGGATTCAGCAGGTCGGTGAAGTGAGggcttgtttgtgtgtccaggtgCTGTCGGTCTGGTGTGGTTCGTCTTGTGGGCTTGTCTCGTCTTTGACAGCCCGAACACTCATCCACGGATATCGGAGCAGGAGAGACTCTACATCACCACCTCGCTCAAGAATGAGGTAACATCAGAAACCTGCCAGTGGTCGTTCATGTGTGACGGCACATTATATCAGCAGTAGTGTATTTCTGTCCAGTCATGTGACACGGATGTTACTTAATGCGtacagcattttgttttcttatctttaTAGCTCAGTTCTTTAGTGAACATGAGTCTGCAGTTTCTAATGGCCCTGAGTCACAGAGCTTCCCTAAATAGCCAGTGATGAGTACTCTGTCAAATGAACCCTGGTATGTTCGTACAATTCAACGTAACCTGAAGCTCCCATGAGATCAgatctaaagtgtttttgtctgtcttgCGCTGGACGTTATAACTTTGCCCGGTGTCATTGGTGGTATTTTAGAGTTGGTCATttctaaaagttaaaagtttgtTTCCAGTGGGACGTTTTCTCAAATCGTTAGACCCCTCCTTTGCCAGTAATCCTGCCGGCTTTGGCTCGGCTCCAGCAGGTACGCTTGAGGCCTGCTCTGTGCTAGAGGCCATCGGAGCCAACCACTGACAGTAGCTCCCTGTTTACACAGAAATAATATCTAGAGACAAGCAGCAGTTAACTAGCCATTTCATGGGGACTTTGAAGCAGCAGCTAGCATCCCTGGAAACCTCTGGTTCATAAAGCATGTGTGAGATCAGGaagaaacaaatatatatgaTAGTTTTATGTAGGTTTACATTTTTTCCCACGTGAGTCATCAAACATTAGTCTTAAAAACGCATCTGAATGTCTCAtattattaagttatttatttagtaaaacCTAATATAACTTTACTCACTCCATCACTAAAGTATTCAGTGCATTTATGTTAGTAATGCAGATGTATCTCTGtaagtgtttattatttttattatttttcttcctgttattgaaaatttcttcttctgtagcTGTCCACCTCTTCAAGTTACATCCCCTGGCGAGCCATAGCGACGTCGAAACCACTCTGGGCCATCGTCGTGGCTCACTTCTCCTACAACTGGACCttctacaccctcctcaccctgctGCCGACCTACATGAGCAACATACTGGGATTTAGCATCCAGGCGGTGAGATGAATTTTGGAAAGTTATTTGAGTGTAGGCACGTGGCTCGTCGGGGCAGTAGCTATACATTACATACAGCTATGCATAATTTATAAAGTGGGAAAGAGAGATCTTATTTCAGAAGTAACATTTTATCAACCTTTGAGCATTACAggttgattattttcttttacaagcACATCTTGAAAgagtaaataattaatttctacTGAAATGCGTATAAAAGTCTAATATTCACACTGTCACCTTCTGTCCACTATAGAACGGCATGCTGTCAGCTCTGCCTTACTTGGGCTGTGCTGTGTTGGCAGTGGTGAGCGGCCAAGTTGCTGATCACCTACGAGAAACTTGCCTGTACCCCACCGTCATTGTCAGGAAGTCCTTCTCCATCATCGGTAAGGAACAGGCACTCGCGGCTCAGTTACTTCCTTTGTGTCTGCTACTTCACCGCTGTGTGGTTTGTGCAGGTATGATTGGACCAGCGGTGTTCCTGGTGGCAGCAGGCTACATAGGCTGTAACTACACCTTGGCTGTGACATTCCTCACCATCTCCTCTGCTCTGGGTGGAGTGTCGGCCTCTGGCTTCAACATCAACCACCTTGACATCGCGCCATCGTAAGAACTGCTCCTTCCCATTGCTGAAATATAAACTGTGTTTACAAATTGTGAAGTCTTGACATCAAACCGACAGTTGAGTTACACGTTGTTAGTGGGTTAACTACTTATgacctttaataataataataataataatgtgtgtgtatgttcacAGGTATGCTGGTATTCTGCTGGGAATCACAAACACCTTTGCCACCATTCCTGGAATGGTGGGACCAGTCATAGCAAGAGCCCTCACCAAAAATGTAAGAATCGCATTAACACTCAAAGTGTGGGGTCCAGACTAACAGTTAAAACTTTACAGCTTCATGCCAGTCAGTGTGAATCACCAGCATTACACTTTACTGTTGTTCCCTAGTATTTAGTGTGCTGCTGCTTACTTACAGGCTGGTGTTACCCGTGACCTTCATTGTTCCTGCTTGAACAGATTGGATCCTAACTTTGGCATGATGCTCCATTTCCTGTCTAATTGGTTTAGTCAGCACAGGATTAACATGTTAACATCTGGCCACCAGGGGGCATCCTTAGTCCTACAGAGTAAATACAAAGTCACACTGTTAGTTTCATGACAAACCTAGTTTCATGTTTCCTTGCTGATTGCTCTGTAAAAAGATTAGAATTAAAGCATCTTATGGAGCTTGAAGGTCATTTACAACTACATTTTACCATCATGTTTTAATTGTTAGCCAGGAGAAAGTCTGTTACCAGACCATGTTTTCCTTGTACAAGATTTGAGATTTATTACGTCTCTAGAAATGTTGAGTGAGTGACATTGAGAGGAGACTCATGATTACATCTCAAGAAAACCTGTCTGTTCGTCACAGTCTTGTGCAAATGTTCTCCATGatgcaaataataatgaaacgACTCTAGGACCCGACTGTTATTGTGCGGCAGTGCTAATTAATATTGTGCTGACTGTCCTCTAGAACACAATAGAAGAATGGCAGGCCGTCTTCTACATCGCTGCTGCAATCAACTTGTTTGGAGCGTTATTCTACACCGTGTTTGGTCGAGGAACGGTGCAACCCTGGGCTGTCCACTCATTCTACTCTCATGGAGACTGAGGCAAGACTCGAGCAACAGACTTGTCCATTTTATGATTCAGATTTGGCAAATGGACATGTCTTAAGACCCGCAGACCCACTCAACAGATAATTTCACCAAGGTGCGAGTTCCAGCTGT
Coding sequences within it:
- the slc17a5 gene encoding sialin; this translates as MERYGSDTDRDEQETPLLHRVHEDKVQKAPACCSSRYGLALLSSYGFFVVYSLRVNLSVAMVDMLNTTHQTTVNHSNSVCPAHANPARPKHNHTASVYDWDSETQGWILGSFFYGYILTQIPGGYLAGRYGPKWLMGLGILGTVVFTLLTPVAADLGASYLIAVRILEGIGEGVTFPAMYTMWAAWAPPLERSRLLTISYIGAQLGTVVSLPLSGEICFYLDWTYVFYIFGAVGLVWFVLWACLVFDSPNTHPRISEQERLYITTSLKNELSTSSSYIPWRAIATSKPLWAIVVAHFSYNWTFYTLLTLLPTYMSNILGFSIQANGMLSALPYLGCAVLAVVSGQVADHLRETCLYPTVIVRKSFSIIGMIGPAVFLVAAGYIGCNYTLAVTFLTISSALGGVSASGFNINHLDIAPSYAGILLGITNTFATIPGMVGPVIARALTKNNTIEEWQAVFYIAAAINLFGALFYTVFGRGTVQPWAVHSFYSHGD